In Cutaneotrichosporon cavernicola HIS019 DNA, chromosome: 1, one DNA window encodes the following:
- the NST1 gene encoding uncharacterized protein (May act as a negative regulator of salt tolerance), with product MSSHPPAASADSPALSKSAKKKAKKAAKVAKQQSVDATVLAPVDDDLSSSTGFRCHYGLNPAADFPSKALEPYYEEAVAKLGIDPAAAAVANVAATAARTGTLPADHLSFASYAFDSPLGAPPGDNPFAAGFSPSVGIGHDELLETANELFRRMHYDSYGEDDPYWSSLPAHVRQFIREAIPFNGQSNPSTDPHATQKDLYAMAQRIVQAASHGIGFQALNSINGRAHMPSSIAEDLGFHNHPNHPDTPAREDEYEEEDDFDEEPEPGQVQPNGDAPKKKNKKKKKKPSQAVEPPPATLPPPAVKQPPRQPVPPQPQPPIPQPQLNPPPPPVAAAPPAQPPPSSRAAGKQPMTHAPAAAANPPARSARAAGKAPVSATPHTHHNHTHPPPPKPASKGKAASPAQPAKIWTAATPEEREAITQFWLRLSDADRRELLQLEKDSVLKRMKEQQRHSCGCAVCGRKKVNIEMELEQLYHGYYADLEQYTSHQRAAMTSQDCPPPPGAGPFPGSVEIDSSGQLLKLDHLAPNQSHHPSVDDSFDEDEDDEDFEDEEELDDDDLASEEAGTDYARKHKAVAPRPEGSNDFFGFGKNLATIKGIITVADDMLKNDGAKFLEMMELLAQKRGSREEVNARELQQEETDEDDDDDDDDISESQRMEDGRRMFSIFAARMFETRVLTAYRECVAKEREEQLLRELEAEEEGQRAKQEKKAKEAQRKRDKKKAQKQRQDDERAAREAAAAEEALAAKAKAAEDAKERHRRQEEERARREAAKRAALEEAARKEAERRKRQEEERAREEEAARKKREREEKIKKEREAREREAKEKERREREEKERLAKEKAEKERIAREAREKADKERQAKLEEERLEKQRRDAEQQRKMIAAQQASREKAAAEKEKAERAAAAERAKAAATTPIRLVPGVGSSRKPSFPPPPGARNGPSPPGASPAPIQASGSSQVLSPSPTSGRTPISSRITPKAPQFGTFQQQAVPSMVARPSQAPPPGFGYASGSSYTRQTYRATSPVFTGQPTNGQMFASASSTGSPSSSMPRSFGATPDNAFDAFDPPRPTLGMGYMGKSGTPTRTPDEPFRAGAIGQRVPSGPGGLFSPSEDDFAPRDPIAQPIGPPPPGPIGSRPPGLFDAAPAPPAAAIGVGAPLGAIGSERLSPSQPDKVLGSAALGGDEVVTDTRRAPPQWSSKPMPGAIGGGPIGGGGAGRWSAAPGRANWAPPSPWTLPSGPGAFGSSMAGVTAGMGSLAVGGGATPFGAPGGPSMLGAPGEMRQTDLAPGAPPPGFGMPAAQHHQLGLDQRGGRNFSGAPGQFYGQNMFNQGGQ from the exons ATGTCCTCTCACCCCCCTGCAGCGTCAGCAGACTCCCCCGCCTTGTCCAAGtcggccaagaagaaggccaagaaggcggcAAAGGTGGCAAAGCAACagagcgtcgacgccacTGTCCTTGCTCccgttgacgacgacctgtCTTCCTCGACTGGGTTCAGGTGTCACTACGGTCTCAACCCCGCAGCTGACTTTCCCTCAAAGGCTCTCGAGCCATACTACGAGGAAGCAGTCGCCAAACTCGGCATCGACcccgccgcagccgctgtcgccaacgtcgccgCTACCGCTGCACGCACCGGTACCCTTCCTGCCGACCACCTCAGCTTTGCAAGCTACGCTTTCGATAGCCCACTCGGTGCTCCTCCTGGTGACAACCCATTCGCGGCTGGCTTTTCCCCATCCGTCGGCATAGGAcacgacgagctcctggaGACCGCCAACGAATTATTCCGCAGGATGCACTACGACTCGTATGGAGAGGACGATCCGTACTGGTCCTCCCTTCCGGCGCATGTGCGCCAATTCATCCGCGAGGCGATACCGTTCAACGGACAGAGCAATCCCTCCACCGATCCTCATGCTACGCAAAAGGACCTGTACGCGATGGCCCAGCGTATCGTCCAGGCTGCAAGCCATGGGATAGGGTTCCAAGCGTTAAACTCTATCAACGGTAGAGCCCACATGCCTTCTAGCATTGCCGAGGACTTGGGGTTCCACAACCACCCAAACCACCCCGACACACCTGCccgcgaggacgagtacgaggaggaggacgactttgacgaggagccCGAACCTGGACAGGTCCAGCCcaacggcgacgcgccaaagaagaagaacaagaagaagaagaagaagccgTCGCAGGCGGTCGAGCCACCCCCAGCGaccctcccacctcccgcTGTCAAGCAACCACCTCGGCAACCGGTACCTCCGCAGCCCCAACCTCCTATTCCCCAACCTCAATTGAAtcctccaccgccgcccgtcGCGGCGGCTCCGCCGGCTCAGCCCCCGCCCAGTTCACGTGCGGCGGGCAAGCAGCCCATGACCCATGCGCCCGCTGCTGCGGCCAACCCACCGGCGCGAtctgcgcgcgcggccgggAAAGCACCcgtctcggcgacgccgcaTACAcaccacaaccacacccaccccccgccacccaagccGGCAAGCAAGGGGAAGGCAGCGTCGCCTGCTCAACCAGCAAAGATTTGGACGGCTGCGACtcccgaggagcgcgaggccatcACCCAGTTCTGGCTCAGATTGAGCGACGCGGATCGCCGGGAGCTTCTCCAACTCGAGAAGGACTCTGTGCTCAAGCGCATGAAGGAGCAGCAGCGTCATTCCTGCGGCTGCGCCGTGTGTGGGCGGAAAAAGGTCAACATCGAGATGGAATTGGAGCAGCTCTACCACGGCTATTACGCCGACTTGGAGCAGTACACGTCACACCAACGCGCCGCGATGACTAGCCAGGACTgccctccacctcccgGTGCGGGACCATTCCCAGGCAGCGTCGAGATCGACTCGAGCGGCCAGCTCCTCAAACTCGACCACCTCGCGCCAAATCAGTCACATCATCCAAGCGTGGATGACAgctttgacgaggacgaggacgatgaggactttgaggatgaggaggagctggacgacgacgacctcgcgtcTGAGGAAGCTGGTACCGACTACGCACGCAAACACAAAGCCGTCGCACCTCGGCCAGAGGGGTCTAACGACTTCTTCGGCTTTGGCAAGAACCTCGCTACCATCAAAGGAATAATCACGGTTGCCGATGACATGCTCAAGAACGACGGAGCCAAATTCCTGGAGATGATGGAGCTCCTGGCTCAGAAACGCGGGTCCCGCGAGGAAGTCAACGCGCGCGAACTCCAGCAGGAAGAAacggacgaggatgacgacgacgacgacgacgacatctCCGAGTCCCAGAGAATGGAGGACGGCCGTCGCATGTTCTCGATCTTCGCCGCGCGCATGTTCGAGACGCGCGTCCTCACCGCATATCGCGAGTGCGTCGCCAAAGAGCGTGAGGAGCAGCTGCTCcgggagctcgaggccgaggaggagggacaGCGGGCCAagcaggagaagaaggccaaggaggcgcaGCGGAAGCGCGACAAGAAGAA GGCTCAGAAGCAACGGCaagacgacgagcgtgccgcgcgcgaggctgccgccgccgaagaGGCGCTAGCTGCCAAGGCgaaggccgccgaggacgccaaggaACGTCACCGTCgacaggaggaggagcgcgcacgccgagAGGCTGCCAAGCGTGCTGCCCTGGAAGAGGCGGCACGGAAGGAAGCCGAGCGCCGGAAgcgccaggaggaggagcgcgcgcgggaggaggaggctgcacgcaagaagcgcgagcgcgaagagaagatcaagaaggagcgcgaggcacgcgagcgcgaggccaaggagaaggagcgccgcgagcgcgaggagaaggagcggcttgccaaggagaaggccgagaaggagcgcaTCGCtcgcgaggcgcgcgagaaAGCCGACAAGGAACggcaggccaagctcgaggaagagcgcctcgagaagcagcgtcgcgacgccgagcagcaGCGCAAGATGATCGCAGCCCAGCAAGCGTCTCGCGAGAAGGCTGctgccgagaaggagaaggccgagagggccgccgccgccgagcgtgccaaggctgccgccACTACTCCTATCCGCCTTGTGCCTGGTGTCGGATCCTCGCGTAAGCCTTCgttccctcctccgcctggTGCTCGCAACGGGCCGAGTCCTCCTGGAGCAAGCCCAGCGCCGATTCAGGCCTCGGGCTCGTCCCAGGTCCTGTCGCCCTCCCCGACCTCTGGGCGTACGCCTATCTCGTCGCGCATCACTCCCAAGGCGCCTCAGTTCGGAACCTTCCAGCAGCAGGCTGTGCCGTCGATGGTTGCTCGTCCATCTCAGGCTCCACCGCCCGGCTTCGGCTATGCGTCTGGGTCAAGCTACACACGCCAGACGTACCGTGCTACGTCACCTGTGTTCACCGGCCAGCCCACGAACGGCCAAATGTTCGCCAGTGCGTCGTCGACTggctcgccctcctcatccaTGCCTCGGAGCTTCGGTGCCACACCGGACAATGCCTTCGACGCGTTCGACCCTCCCCGCCCAACCTTGGGAATGGGCTACATGGGCAAGTCCGGAACTCCAACCCGGACACCCGACGAGCCGTTCCGCGCAGGTGCCATCGGGCAGCGCGTTCCGTCTGGACCCGGTGGACTGTTCTCTCCTAGTGAGGACGACTTTGCACCGCGCGATCCAATCGCCCAGCCTATCGGGCCTCCCCCTCCCGGACCCATCGGCTCCCGGCCACCAGGACTGTTCGACGCAGCCCCAGCTCCTCCCGCAGCTGCGattggcgtcggcgcacCCCTCGGCGCGATTGGCAGCGAACGTCTCTCACCGTCCCAGCCCGACAAGGTGCTGGGAtcggcggcgctgggcggcgacgaggtcgtgaCAGACACGCGTCGCGCACCACCGCAGTGGAGCAGCAAGCCGATGCCCGGAGCCATTGGCGGAGGACCcatcggcggcggaggtgcTGGACGGTGGTCTGCCGCTCCTGGACGCGCGAACTGGGCACCTCCTTCGCCATGGACCCTGCCTTCTGGCCCAGGTGCCTTCGGCTCGTCCATGGCCGGTGTCACGGCGGGCATGGGCAGCCTAGCCGTCGGAGGTGGTGCGACGCCGTTCGGCGCGCCCGGTGGTCCCAGCATGCTCGGCGCTCCAGGAGAGATGCGGCAGACCGACCTCGCGCCTGGCGCTCCACCTCCCGGCTTCGGAATGCCCGCAGCCCAGCACCACCAACTGGGACTCGACCAGCGCGGAGGGCGCAACTTTAGCGGTGCGCCCGGCCAGTTCTACGGGCAGAACATGTTCAATCAGGGCGGCCAGTAA
- the HER2 gene encoding uncharacterized protein (Allows the formation of correctly charged Gln-tRNA(Gln) through the transamidation of misacylated Glu-tRNA(Gln) in the mitochondria. The reaction takes place in the presence of glutamine and ATP through an activated gamma-phospho-Glu- tRNA(Gln)), giving the protein MRSSLRLAQGAKQANCGAAFGGETYSLPGPYAWRNPAAAGPSSGRLAGRPIAVKDNISYAGAPTTCSSRILEGYTPPYTAACVQRLVDEGAHIVGKTKMDEFGMGSENTHMPEGWAPVPNPSGPAGEARSVGGSSGGSAAAVAEGSAALGTDTGGSVRLPASFCGVVGLKPSYGMISRYGVVSYADSLDCVGVLGSTIDVVEEVFGVLSGPDGRDMTCASAQTRERAAEIAAAAPSSLEGLRIGLPVQTHVEGAYQIPRALLEHLKSQGAELVPVDIPALRLSLPAYYVLATAEAASNLGRFGGSWWGSSWERTRDDDSGVERRRRIRSEGFGYEVRKRILAGTHALTADAFNNSYLKALALRHDLKQQYADVFALPHPAKGVGREGGVHVLLHPTAIGPAPRLQDDGKGEDARYQYLQDVLTTSANLAGLPAMSVPASRVDGWPVGVSVVGQWGTEDVVFRTGRGIEEWAKASGSS; this is encoded by the exons ATGCGCTCGTCACTGCGTCTCGCCCAAGGCGCAAAGCAGGCGAATTGTGGTGCGGCGTTCGGAGGGGAAACGTATTCTCTTCCGGGACCTTACGCGTGGCGCAACCCCGCAGCCGCCGGCCCATCATCAG GCCGTCTTGCCGGGCGTCCCATCGCAGTCAAGGACAATATCTCGTATGCGGGAGcaccgacgacgtgctcgtCCCGCATTCTAGAGGGGTACACGCCGCCCTATACCGCGGCATGTGTACAGCgccttgtcgacgagggtgcGCACATCGTGGGCAAGACGAAGATGGACGAGTTTGGAATGGG ATCTGAGAACACGCACATGCCAGAGGGCTGGGCACCGGTACCCAACCCCTCTGGGCCGGCTGGTGAAGCGCGTTCAGTGGGCGGAAGCTCTGGTGGCTCAGCGGCCGCCGTTGCGGAAGGAAGTGC CGCATTAGGAACGGACACGGGCGGGTCGGTGCGCCTGCCAGCGTCGTTCTGCGGTGTCGTGGGCCTCAAACCGAGCTACGGCATGATCAGCCGGTACGGCGTGGTGTCTTACGCCGACAGCCTGGACTGTGTTGGTGTACTTGGCTCCACAATCGACGTAGTGGAGGAGGTATTCGGCGTCCTCTCCGGCCCAGACGGACGGGATATGACGTGCGCCAGCGCCCAAACGCGCGAGCGTGCGGCGGAGATCGCAGCAGCTGCGCCAAGCAGTTTGGAGGGCCTGCGTATTGGTCTCCCTGTCCAGACGCACGTCGAGGGGGCATATCAGATTCCCCGCGCACTGCTTGAACACCTCAAGTCCCAAGGTGCAGAACTCGTACCCGTTGACATTCCGGCACtccgcctctccctccccgcgTACTATGTGCTCgcgacggccgaggcggcaTCTAATCTCGGCCGGTTCGGGGGATCGTGGTGGGGTTCATCGTGGGAGCGGACGCGGGATGACGATAGTGGGGTGGAACGCCGGCGCCGAATCCGATCCGAAGGGTTTGGGTACGAGGTCCGCAAGCGTATTTTGGCGGGTACACATGCGCTCACGGCCGACGCGTTCAATAACTCGTACCTCAAGGCGCTGGCGTTGCGGCATGATTTGAAGCAGCAGTATGCCGACGTGTTTGCGCTCCCACATCCCGCCAAGGGGGtaggaagggagggaggcgtccacgtcctcctccaccccacGGCCATTGggcctgctcctcgactGCAAGACGAcgggaagggagaggacgCCCGATACCAGTACCTCCAGGACGTGCTTACCACGAGCGCCAACCTTGCTGGCTTGCCTGCCATGAGTGTGCCTGCCAGCCGTGTGGACGGCTGGCCGGTCGGCGTgagcgtcgtcggccagTGGGGGACAGAGGATGTCGTGTTCCGCACCGGACGGGGCATCGAGGAGTGGGCGAAGGCGAGCGGTTCGTCGTAG